One window from the genome of Borrelia puertoricensis encodes:
- a CDS encoding DUF787 family protein gives MPQDTISVNLVHSKLDINYVNYYTPLLVYKCSKIKVNTTTPKIKILNLNINSFERQIDVLEKEGSNGDDEFGKEKEYLKGAIQAFFSAGDSGLKSVKLLIYKEGTESKAIKSELKDNRYTFIVLINTYVNNSGGGDGLTLYKDDYTHFKDDKHFFVFATKESEVKELFKDGANSKSKIIVIHSQGDAHLHLRFISKYLHEASIFQAANPYGLKFSSLEPITDNDTISKLRNANINFYALLNETGLDGVKAFKEGVTLEGAPIDEIFTYHYIKYELTSQLIRVWNFNNRQNSKLSELQLSGKRDNAYSAAVECMLKRFIDRGVIVAYSNLKTQISPTRELKLFLSVEITYNYSMNAVLLNITAQDIQNYLNSLKET, from the coding sequence ATGCCGCAAGATACAATTAGTGTGAATTTGGTACATTCTAAATTAGATATAAATTATGTAAATTACTACACACCTTTACTTGTGTACAAATGTTCCAAAATTAAAGTTAACACCACAACGCCTAAGATTAAGATATTAAACTTAAATATAAATAGCTTTGAGAGACAAATTGACGTACTTGAGAAGGAAGGTAGTAATGGAGATGATGAATTTGGTAAAGAGAAGGAATACTTAAAGGGAGCAATCCAAGCATTCTTCTCAGCAGGTGATTCTGGACTTAAATCAGTTAAACTACTCATATATAAAGAAGGAACTGAATCAAAAGCAATAAAATCAGAGCTTAAAGACAATAGATATACATTTATTGTACTTATAAACACCTACGTAAATAACAGTGGTGGTGGTGATGGGCTTACCCTTTACAAAGATGATTATACACATTTTAAAGACGATAAGCACTTTTTTGTATTTGCAACAAAAGAATCTGAAGTAAAAGAGTTGTTTAAAGATGGTGCGAATTCTAAATCTAAAATTATTGTTATCCACTCACAAGGTGATGCACATCTTCACTTAAGATTTATATCTAAATACTTACATGAAGCTAGCATATTTCAAGCTGCTAATCCTTATGGACTCAAATTTAGCAGCTTGGAGCCTATTACTGATAATGATACAATTTCTAAACTTAGGAACGCGAATATTAATTTTTATGCACTGCTTAATGAGACTGGTCTTGATGGTGTTAAAGCTTTTAAAGAAGGAGTCACACTTGAAGGTGCTCCAATTGATGAAATTTTCACTTATCATTATATCAAATATGAACTTACATCACAGCTTATTAGAGTATGGAATTTTAATAACAGACAAAATAGTAAATTATCAGAATTGCAACTCTCAGGTAAGCGAGACAATGCTTACAGTGCGGCTGTTGAGTGTATGCTTAAACGTTTCATTGATAGGGGTGTAATTGTTGCGTACTCTAATCTTAAAACCCAAATATCACCAACACGAGAGCTAAAGCTTTTCTTATCAGTAGAGATTACTTATAACTACTCTATGAACGCAGTTCTTCTAAACATTACAGCACAAGATATACAAAATTACTTAAATAGCTTAAAGGAGACTTAA
- a CDS encoding DUF1463 family protein, which yields MTQCYDLRNIVFSIGGHEIQSGKLELTSEPTTRAVASSEDRGMPIVSFRDPRTIVFIFNIEVSIGTYDYKLLTKLSKDQFYNISKSKNERMLDLVFNDLEDIKIISNSAFFAEEPSRSYSVEAEKVTFEIRAVGCTVDN from the coding sequence ATGACACAATGTTATGATTTAAGAAACATAGTTTTCTCTATTGGCGGCCATGAGATTCAAAGCGGTAAGTTAGAACTTACAAGTGAACCTACAACAAGAGCGGTAGCTAGCAGTGAAGATAGAGGAATGCCTATAGTTAGCTTTAGAGACCCTAGAACCATTGTTTTCATATTCAATATTGAGGTTTCAATTGGTACTTATGATTACAAACTCCTAACAAAGCTTTCAAAAGACCAATTTTATAACATATCCAAAAGTAAAAATGAAAGAATGTTAGATTTAGTATTCAATGACCTAGAAGACATCAAAATCATATCTAACTCTGCATTTTTTGCAGAAGAACCTTCAAGAAGTTACTCTGTTGAAGCTGAAAAAGTTACTTTTGAGATAAGAGCTGTTGGATGCACAGTTGACAATTAA
- a CDS encoding DUF764 family protein — MILSTKDIHKSLISYFKNFKERTSKLALNLDLINTYNHPYMSKYTLECANIIAIKFENMDDLTLGSRAGAFYKNVNEFVLNFQIFILSQVISSKERDAYYTMFQIYSLLSDFIYENTHKVTLQSEDERYLTELNFYIYPTTNMQNSGLVKIDSNYSNAAYCCNQAFKASVQVIEQLIKEEK; from the coding sequence GTGATATTAAGTACAAAAGACATACATAAAAGCTTAATCTCGTATTTTAAAAATTTTAAAGAACGTACTTCTAAATTAGCTCTAAATTTAGATTTAATCAATACATACAATCATCCATACATGTCTAAATACACTCTTGAGTGTGCAAACATTATTGCAATTAAATTTGAAAATATGGATGACTTAACATTAGGCTCAAGAGCTGGTGCATTTTATAAGAATGTGAATGAGTTTGTCCTGAATTTTCAAATATTCATCTTAAGTCAGGTTATAAGCTCTAAAGAGAGAGATGCTTATTACACAATGTTTCAAATCTATAGTCTACTTAGTGATTTTATTTATGAGAATACTCATAAGGTAACGCTGCAAAGTGAAGATGAGCGGTACTTAACTGAACTTAATTTTTATATTTATCCTACAACAAATATGCAAAATAGTGGACTTGTTAAAATTGATTCTAATTATAGCAATGCTGCATATTGTTGCAATCAAGCTTTTAAAGCTAGTGTGCAAGTAATCGAACAACTAATTAAGGAGGAGAAGTAA
- a CDS encoding DUF1473 family protein, with amino-acid sequence MITRYKMNILTKSKTHTFEVRVLPVYKWDSILGFSQSEGIHKLNEIKYLNEITNLMIKPGFLDEFYLILNENREYITYYKEYLQAILYSIQFDTFKSDPDFKRPNLVYLSHYLNNTSGFIQFDYIDDSWNYEEIIQNIKI; translated from the coding sequence GTGATTACACGTTACAAAATGAATATTTTAACTAAAAGTAAGACGCATACATTTGAAGTTAGAGTACTTCCTGTTTACAAGTGGGACTCTATATTAGGATTTTCACAAAGTGAAGGCATACATAAACTAAATGAAATTAAATACTTAAACGAAATTACTAATTTAATGATTAAACCTGGCTTTTTAGATGAATTTTATCTTATCTTAAATGAAAATAGAGAGTACATTACTTACTATAAAGAATATCTTCAAGCCATACTTTACTCAATTCAGTTTGATACATTCAAATCAGATCCTGACTTTAAGAGACCAAATTTAGTTTACTTAAGTCATTATCTAAATAATACTAGTGGCTTTATACAATTTGATTACATTGATGATAGTTGGAATTATGAAGAGATAATACAAAATATCAAAATATAG